A DNA window from Thermoanaerobaculales bacterium contains the following coding sequences:
- a CDS encoding ATP-binding protein: protein MSEPFHPSAAAAGAAGRPKGIRWPSRTLMILLPLHLTAFLLLYLGTMRIVRGEILRTHTNDARVVLEEALQILHPLMVSHDDGLVQERLQAFLDAHRLLDLHLYGPSGAPLGDHAGGGRSDAEVAAFLDGGAAEEFDFRREGGALVLHGLIRVASGASCQGCHPGTDVLGAASMQLDMTGQVAAAQSRVGGHLALLIIAWAALVALTNVVAVRFTRRSLARLQAGVGAEGDPAAAESRMGKLLLDPVSARLYDSLRQVLERQQRRDAEVSSRLLHTQRLATLGQLAAGLAHEIRNPLAGIRGVLELLRDEEQVVDRRNLYREMLDELDRVNGTIQTLLGFARPSPPRRAPTPIAGLIDGVATLMRPGLTKRGIRLETTVSPGLASFPLDPDQVRQVVVNLVGNAADAIESDGTIAIRATSFPDGSGLILAVEDDGPGIPEDLRQQIFEPFFSTKFSGTGLGLAVARSLVAQHGGELQVESRVGKGSVFFALFPDPGDAGSEGPQEAG from the coding sequence ATGAGTGAGCCGTTCCATCCGAGCGCGGCCGCAGCCGGCGCTGCCGGCAGGCCAAAGGGCATTCGCTGGCCGAGCCGCACCCTGATGATCCTGCTGCCGCTCCACCTCACGGCCTTCCTCCTGCTCTACCTGGGAACCATGCGGATCGTCCGCGGCGAGATCCTGCGCACCCATACCAACGACGCGCGGGTCGTGCTCGAGGAGGCGCTGCAGATCCTCCACCCGTTGATGGTGTCCCACGACGACGGGCTCGTCCAGGAGCGCCTGCAGGCCTTTCTCGACGCCCACCGCCTGCTCGATCTCCACCTCTACGGCCCGTCCGGGGCGCCGCTCGGCGACCACGCGGGCGGCGGGCGATCGGACGCGGAGGTGGCGGCCTTCCTCGACGGCGGCGCCGCCGAGGAGTTCGACTTCCGGCGCGAGGGGGGGGCCCTGGTCCTGCACGGCCTGATCCGCGTCGCCTCCGGGGCCTCCTGCCAGGGCTGCCACCCGGGCACGGACGTGCTTGGCGCGGCCTCGATGCAGCTGGACATGACCGGCCAGGTGGCGGCCGCCCAGAGCCGGGTCGGCGGCCACCTCGCCCTCCTGATCATCGCCTGGGCGGCGCTGGTGGCCCTCACCAACGTCGTCGCCGTCAGGTTCACGCGGCGCTCGCTGGCCCGGCTGCAGGCCGGCGTCGGCGCCGAGGGTGACCCGGCGGCGGCCGAATCGCGGATGGGCAAGCTCCTGCTCGACCCGGTGTCGGCGAGGCTCTACGACTCGCTCCGGCAGGTGCTCGAGCGGCAGCAGCGGCGGGACGCGGAGGTGAGCTCCCGGCTCCTCCACACCCAGCGGCTGGCCACGCTCGGCCAGCTCGCCGCCGGGCTCGCCCACGAGATACGGAACCCGCTCGCCGGGATCCGCGGCGTTCTCGAGCTGCTGCGCGACGAGGAGCAGGTCGTCGACCGCCGGAACCTCTACCGAGAGATGCTCGACGAGCTCGACCGCGTCAACGGCACCATCCAGACGCTGCTCGGCTTCGCCCGCCCGTCGCCGCCGCGGCGCGCGCCGACGCCGATCGCGGGGCTGATCGACGGGGTCGCGACGCTGATGCGCCCCGGTCTGACCAAGCGGGGGATCAGGCTCGAGACGACGGTGTCCCCGGGCCTGGCCTCGTTCCCGCTTGACCCGGACCAGGTCCGCCAGGTCGTGGTCAACCTCGTCGGCAACGCCGCCGACGCGATCGAGAGTGACGGGACGATCGCGATCCGGGCCACCTCGTTTCCGGACGGGTCGGGGCTGATCCTGGCGGTCGAGGACGACGGGCCGGGGATCCCCGAAGACCTTCGCCAGCAGATCTTCGAGCCGTTCTTCTCGACCAAGTTCTCGGGCACCGGCCTCGGCCTCGCGGTGGCCAGGAGCCTGGTCGCCCAGCACGGCGGCGAGCTGCAGGTCGAGTCGCGGGTCGGCAAGGGGAGCGTCTTCTTCGCGCTCTTCCCCGATCCCGGCGACGCCGGCAGCGAGGGGCCGCAGGAGGCGGGCTGA
- a CDS encoding haloacid dehalogenase-like hydrolase gives MAEPLRMVLFDSDHTLLAGGGAGFRAMDRAFREHYGVENATRGIVPDGKTDPMLFAEALVRCGLAAAGTAPPPELVRLYETLFPEEMVAPPAAVMPGVHELLEALSEVPHVLLGLLTGNFERTARVKAATFGLDRYFAFGAYGSDDGDRLGLPPIAVQRAERLAGLPIGLDRRVVIIGDTPRDVICALAWGATAVGVATGRSSTRQLLDAGAHLAFDDLSDTAAVLHALHLQA, from the coding sequence ATGGCGGAGCCGCTGCGGATGGTGCTCTTCGACTCGGACCACACCCTGCTCGCCGGGGGCGGAGCGGGGTTTCGGGCCATGGACCGGGCGTTCCGCGAGCACTACGGGGTGGAGAACGCGACCCGGGGCATCGTGCCCGACGGCAAGACCGACCCCATGCTCTTTGCGGAGGCACTGGTCCGATGCGGGCTGGCGGCGGCCGGCACCGCCCCCCCGCCCGAGCTCGTGCGGCTGTACGAGACCCTGTTCCCCGAGGAGATGGTGGCTCCGCCGGCGGCGGTCATGCCGGGTGTCCACGAGCTGCTGGAGGCGCTCTCCGAGGTTCCCCACGTTCTACTCGGCCTGCTCACCGGCAATTTCGAGCGCACCGCGAGGGTCAAGGCGGCCACTTTCGGGCTCGACCGGTACTTCGCGTTCGGGGCCTACGGCTCGGACGACGGCGACCGGCTCGGGCTGCCGCCGATCGCCGTGCAACGCGCCGAGCGGCTCGCCGGCCTTCCGATCGGTCTCGACCGGCGGGTCGTGATCATCGGCGACACGCCCCGCGACGTCATCTGTGCTTTGGCCTGGGGCGCGACTGCGGTCGGCGTGGCCACCGGCCGCAGCTCGACCCGCCAGCTCCTCGATGCCGGCGCCCACCTGGCCTTCGATGACCTCTCAGACACCGCCGCCGTCCTCCACGCCCTCCACCTCCAAGCGTAG
- a CDS encoding response regulator, translated as MPRVLVVDGSRLMAWLVQTLASDDVEVVQAGRLADAHALLVDDPPDAAIFNLTPWDLEWSRLIDLCHDHAPPIPFVLCSTLDDELPAGLQLSRPPVAVIKKPARISELRAAVFDLLRAAERSDLGQTSD; from the coding sequence ATGCCTCGTGTGCTGGTGGTCGACGGCTCGCGCCTGATGGCGTGGCTAGTCCAGACGCTCGCCTCGGACGACGTCGAGGTCGTGCAGGCGGGCCGCCTCGCGGACGCGCACGCGCTCCTCGTCGACGATCCCCCGGATGCCGCGATCTTCAATCTGACGCCGTGGGACCTCGAGTGGTCGCGGCTGATCGACCTCTGCCACGACCACGCGCCGCCGATCCCGTTCGTGCTCTGCTCGACCCTCGATGATGAGCTGCCGGCCGGCCTCCAGCTGTCGCGCCCTCCGGTGGCGGTGATCAAGAAGCCCGCCCGGATCTCGGAGCTGCGTGCGGCCGTCTTCGATCTGCTGCGTGCGGCCGAGCGCAGCGACCTGGGCCAGACGTCCGATTGA
- a CDS encoding DmsE family decaheme c-type cytochrome: MRDLIRTLAIVALLPLCLPAVAVIAQDSADVSEDCAACHEDVVAAFKTTIHAVAARGGPSCATCHTDGYRHMEEGGDVALIAVPKGVDGEQLCLGCHQQIDAMFSVRSVHSDTAVVCTDCHSIHAGSDPRRLLAEPSVELCATCHAAPANSFRRPFGHRLDVGGLECVSCHNPHAGSGRDNLVVDRSGEGPCVSCHAEKRGPFVFPHVSGVVGDCMSCHQPHGSSNQMALTRSQVHQVCLECHSPIEGVTLGSQPPSFHDMLSPRYRNCTTCHVAIHGSNQSPQLLK; the protein is encoded by the coding sequence ATGAGAGATCTGATCCGCACACTCGCCATCGTCGCGCTGCTGCCGCTGTGCCTGCCGGCCGTCGCCGTCATCGCCCAGGACAGCGCCGATGTGAGCGAGGACTGCGCCGCCTGCCACGAAGACGTCGTCGCCGCGTTCAAGACGACGATTCACGCCGTCGCTGCGCGCGGCGGCCCGAGCTGCGCCACCTGCCACACCGACGGCTACCGCCACATGGAAGAGGGCGGCGACGTCGCCCTGATCGCGGTTCCCAAGGGGGTCGACGGCGAGCAGCTCTGCCTGGGCTGCCACCAGCAGATCGACGCCATGTTCTCGGTGCGGTCGGTCCACAGCGACACCGCGGTGGTCTGCACCGACTGCCACTCCATCCATGCCGGAAGCGACCCGCGACGGCTGCTGGCCGAGCCGTCGGTCGAGCTGTGTGCGACCTGCCACGCCGCGCCCGCCAACTCGTTTCGGCGGCCGTTCGGGCACCGGCTGGACGTCGGCGGCCTGGAGTGTGTGAGCTGCCACAATCCCCACGCCGGAAGCGGCCGGGACAACCTCGTGGTCGACCGCTCGGGCGAGGGGCCCTGCGTGTCGTGCCACGCCGAGAAGCGGGGGCCCTTCGTGTTCCCGCACGTCTCGGGCGTGGTCGGCGACTGCATGAGCTGCCACCAGCCGCACGGCTCGTCGAACCAGATGGCGCTGACCCGGTCGCAGGTTCACCAGGTGTGCCTCGAGTGCCACAGCCCGATCGAGGGCGTCACTCTCGGCTCGCAGCCGCCGTCGTTCCACGACATGCTGAGCCCGCGCTACCGCAACTGCACGACCTGCCACGTGGCGATACACGGCTCGAACCAGTCGCCGCAGCTGCTGAAGTAG
- a CDS encoding S41 family peptidase: MRKSVLGLALCCVLSGVSGWAAEEGTRLLRFPDIWGDQVVFCHGGDLWLAPAAGGTARRLTAHPGQELFPRFSPDGQWIAFTGQYDGDEQVYVVPATGGEPTRLTWYPAEGPLPPRWGYDNQVYGWTRDGERVLFRSLRDAGGGSDTRLYTVARTGGLPEPLPMPSSGAGDFSPDGKQVVYSPLFRDFRHWKRYEGGWAQDLYVFDLATRGVRGIAHSVRTERDPMWIGDTIYFASDRDDYLNLYAADPATGTVEQLTRYSGVDVRWPSTDNESRIVYELAGQLHIYDVAKRADQSIVVTVPDDGLWKRPRHLAVGDAVEDFDVAPHGERAVFVARGEVFSVPISKGPVRNLSRTSGAHERAAVWSPDGTTIAFISDSSGEDEIWLVDQAGAAPARRLTSGHEARLSGPVWSPDSARIAFSDKDGKLFVTTVADGREVQVADHIWGAIFDYAWSPDGGHLAFSLGNPAQVSQLHIWSVADAKLRTITSELFEATTPAWSPDGSYLFFLSNRSYAPLISDLEWNYAGDRRGGIYGLALRKDVKPLLPPESDEVKLEEDKGDETAAKQEDGKDGTKKGKDGDKVTVKAAKKPVVIDFDGLADRVIRIPVSADNYAGLVAVEGHLLFGSAGPNFYGRPNDDTRRLQAYSLEKREPFDLVKSKLDAWAVSADGTKVLVQQGEKYQLLEVKKDGGEAKTVATSGLEMDLVPAEEWAEIFDETWRRFRDFFYVPNMHGYDWKAIGDRYRALLPDVAHRSDLNYVLTEMVSELNSGHTYISGGDFQIPERAPVGLPGARFELDAKAGRYRIASIYRGHNEEPRYRSPLTEVGVDVKAGDYVLAIDGVELAGNDNPYRLLQYKTDPVTMTVSSTPSREGAREVRYQPITSEQSLRYLEWVLGNLDRVTRMTDGRVGYLHIPDMGADGIAEFIKWFYPQLRKEGLVVDARGNGGGNVSQWILERLDNKVLGTRFGRTTELPTTYPATAFHGHLACLISETSASDGDIFPHYFREAGLGPLIGKRTWGGVVGGGNTPLVDGGDVFVPRNATNDRDGNYIIEGHGVDPDIEVENDPASVIAGRDPQLERAVAEILAAIEREPRTLPQRPPDPVKTPAPR, translated from the coding sequence ATGAGAAAGAGCGTTCTTGGCTTGGCCCTGTGCTGCGTGTTGAGTGGAGTGTCCGGGTGGGCGGCTGAGGAGGGAACGAGGCTGCTGCGCTTCCCGGACATCTGGGGAGACCAAGTCGTGTTCTGCCACGGCGGCGACCTCTGGCTCGCCCCGGCCGCCGGCGGCACGGCGCGCCGGCTCACCGCCCATCCGGGCCAGGAGCTGTTCCCCAGGTTCTCGCCGGACGGCCAGTGGATCGCATTCACCGGCCAGTACGACGGCGACGAGCAGGTGTACGTCGTGCCGGCCACCGGCGGCGAGCCGACCCGGCTGACCTGGTACCCCGCCGAGGGTCCGCTGCCGCCGCGCTGGGGCTACGACAACCAGGTCTACGGCTGGACCCGGGACGGCGAGCGGGTGCTGTTCCGGTCGCTGCGCGATGCCGGCGGCGGCTCCGACACCCGGCTCTACACGGTCGCCCGCACCGGCGGGCTGCCGGAGCCGCTGCCGATGCCGAGCTCCGGCGCCGGGGACTTTTCGCCCGACGGCAAGCAAGTGGTGTACTCGCCGCTGTTCCGGGACTTCCGCCACTGGAAGCGCTACGAGGGCGGCTGGGCGCAGGACCTGTACGTCTTCGACCTCGCCACCCGCGGCGTGCGGGGGATCGCCCACAGCGTGCGCACCGAGCGCGACCCGATGTGGATCGGCGACACCATCTACTTCGCCTCCGACCGCGACGACTACCTCAACCTGTACGCCGCCGACCCGGCGACCGGCACGGTCGAGCAGCTCACGCGCTACTCCGGCGTCGACGTGCGCTGGCCGAGCACCGACAACGAGAGCCGCATCGTCTACGAGCTCGCCGGCCAGCTCCACATCTACGACGTGGCGAAGCGCGCGGACCAGTCGATCGTGGTGACGGTCCCGGACGACGGCCTCTGGAAGCGGCCTCGCCACCTCGCGGTCGGCGATGCAGTCGAGGACTTCGACGTCGCGCCCCACGGCGAGCGGGCGGTGTTCGTGGCGCGCGGCGAGGTCTTCTCGGTGCCGATCTCGAAGGGCCCGGTCCGCAACCTCTCCCGCACCTCCGGCGCCCACGAGCGGGCGGCGGTGTGGTCTCCGGACGGCACCACGATCGCGTTCATTTCGGACTCGAGCGGTGAGGACGAGATCTGGCTCGTCGACCAGGCCGGCGCGGCGCCTGCCAGGCGGCTGACCAGTGGCCACGAGGCGCGCCTGTCGGGGCCGGTGTGGTCGCCGGACAGCGCCCGGATCGCGTTCTCGGACAAGGACGGCAAGCTGTTCGTGACCACCGTCGCCGATGGCCGCGAGGTCCAGGTCGCCGATCACATCTGGGGCGCGATCTTCGACTACGCGTGGTCGCCGGACGGCGGCCACCTGGCCTTCAGCCTGGGCAACCCGGCCCAGGTCTCGCAGCTTCACATCTGGAGCGTCGCCGACGCCAAGCTGCGCACCATCACCTCCGAGCTCTTCGAGGCGACCACGCCGGCGTGGAGCCCGGACGGCAGCTACCTCTTCTTCCTCTCCAACCGCAGCTATGCGCCCCTGATCTCGGACCTCGAGTGGAACTACGCCGGCGACCGCCGCGGCGGCATCTATGGCCTCGCGCTGCGCAAGGACGTCAAGCCGCTGCTGCCGCCCGAGAGCGACGAGGTCAAGCTCGAGGAGGACAAGGGCGACGAGACCGCCGCCAAGCAGGAGGACGGCAAGGACGGCACGAAGAAGGGCAAGGACGGCGACAAGGTCACTGTCAAGGCCGCCAAGAAGCCGGTGGTCATCGACTTCGACGGGCTCGCCGACCGAGTGATCAGGATCCCGGTCAGCGCCGACAACTATGCGGGGCTGGTCGCCGTCGAGGGCCACCTGCTGTTCGGCAGCGCGGGGCCCAACTTCTACGGCCGGCCCAACGACGACACGCGCCGGCTGCAGGCCTACTCGCTCGAGAAGCGCGAGCCGTTCGACCTGGTCAAGTCCAAGCTCGACGCGTGGGCGGTGTCGGCCGACGGCACCAAGGTGCTGGTCCAGCAGGGCGAGAAGTACCAGTTGCTCGAGGTCAAGAAGGACGGCGGCGAGGCCAAGACGGTGGCGACCTCGGGCCTCGAGATGGACCTGGTGCCGGCCGAGGAATGGGCGGAGATCTTCGACGAGACCTGGCGCCGCTTCCGCGACTTCTTCTACGTCCCGAACATGCATGGCTACGACTGGAAGGCGATCGGCGACCGCTACCGCGCGCTGCTGCCGGACGTCGCCCACCGCTCCGACCTCAACTACGTGCTGACCGAGATGGTTTCGGAGCTCAACTCCGGCCACACCTACATCTCGGGCGGCGACTTCCAGATCCCGGAGCGGGCGCCTGTCGGCCTGCCGGGGGCGCGCTTCGAGCTCGACGCCAAGGCCGGGCGCTACCGGATCGCCTCGATCTACCGCGGCCACAACGAGGAGCCGCGCTACCGCTCGCCGCTGACCGAGGTCGGCGTCGACGTCAAGGCCGGCGACTACGTGCTCGCGATCGACGGCGTCGAGCTTGCCGGCAACGACAACCCGTACCGCCTGCTGCAGTACAAGACCGACCCGGTGACCATGACCGTCAGCTCGACGCCGAGCCGGGAGGGGGCGCGCGAGGTGCGCTACCAGCCGATCACGAGCGAGCAGTCGCTGCGCTACCTCGAGTGGGTGCTCGGCAACCTCGACCGGGTCACCAGGATGACGGACGGCCGGGTCGGCTACCTGCACATCCCGGACATGGGCGCCGATGGCATCGCCGAGTTCATCAAGTGGTTCTACCCGCAGCTCCGCAAGGAGGGGCTGGTGGTCGACGCCCGGGGCAACGGCGGCGGCAACGTCTCGCAGTGGATCCTGGAGCGACTCGACAACAAGGTGCTCGGGACCCGCTTCGGCCGCACCACCGAGCTGCCGACGACCTACCCGGCGACCGCCTTCCACGGCCACCTGGCGTGCCTGATCAGCGAGACCTCGGCCTCGGACGGCGACATCTTCCCGCACTACTTCCGCGAGGCCGGGCTCGGCCCGCTGATCGGCAAGCGGACCTGGGGCGGCGTGGTCGGCGGCGGCAACACGCCGCTGGTCGACGGTGGCGACGTGTTCGTGCCGCGCAACGCGACCAACGACCGCGACGGCAACTACATCATCGAGGGGCACGGCGTCGACCCCGACATCGAGGTCGAGAACGACCCGGCGTCGGTGATTGCGGGCCGCGACCCGCAGCTCGAGCGCGCCGTGGCCGAGATCCTGGCGGCCATCGAGCGCGAGCCGAGGACGCTGCCGCAGCGGCCGCCGGACCCGGTCAAGACCCCGGCACCGCGCTGA
- a CDS encoding CPBP family intramembrane metalloprotease: MGDHLLVSLIAVAYPLSFTLDWYRRLRPQLETGGIHSRLHFYRRSMIELWVLTPVILTWWLWSGRAVTVLGLGVPGGFAFWVGVIVAVAVAAALGHQVAVVRASAEARAQVRKQFQGVPALMVPRDNRERRMWVGLSLTAGFCEEVLYRGFLIWYSTMWLPDAAAVVASAVVFGAAHRYLGWVAGVLRATVVGVFLGAAYLLTGTLWVPIALHAVVDVTSGLTGSAALEQGAS; encoded by the coding sequence TTGGGTGACCACCTGCTCGTCTCGCTGATCGCAGTGGCGTATCCCCTCTCCTTCACGCTGGACTGGTACCGGCGGCTTCGTCCTCAGCTGGAGACGGGTGGAATCCACTCGCGGCTGCACTTCTATCGCCGGAGCATGATCGAGCTGTGGGTGCTGACGCCGGTGATCCTCACGTGGTGGCTGTGGTCGGGGCGAGCAGTCACGGTGCTCGGCCTCGGGGTCCCAGGCGGCTTTGCCTTCTGGGTCGGCGTGATCGTGGCCGTCGCGGTCGCGGCCGCCCTTGGGCATCAGGTAGCGGTGGTTCGCGCTTCGGCTGAAGCACGGGCACAGGTGCGCAAGCAGTTCCAAGGTGTCCCGGCGCTGATGGTGCCCCGTGACAACCGCGAACGTCGAATGTGGGTGGGACTGAGCCTCACAGCTGGCTTCTGTGAGGAGGTCCTCTACCGTGGGTTCCTGATCTGGTATTCGACGATGTGGCTTCCAGACGCGGCCGCCGTGGTGGCTTCAGCGGTCGTCTTCGGGGCGGCGCATCGCTACCTCGGATGGGTTGCCGGGGTGCTTCGGGCCACGGTCGTGGGTGTGTTCCTCGGCGCGGCGTACCTGCTCACCGGAACGCTCTGGGTGCCGATCGCACTCCACGCAGTGGTGGATGTCACGAGCGGGCTCACCGGCAGTGCCGCCCTCGAGCAAGGCGCGTCGTAA
- a CDS encoding sigma-54 dependent transcriptional regulator: MAMILLVEDEKLLRWSLRQRLEKAGHVVHEAERLASAADHLRQHRPDIMLLDLSLPDGNGLDFYEASRDRLDDTVVLVMTAVGQVEDAVRAMKLGALDFLTKPVDHETLLQLVDRSQQFRSSQLEAEAARETRQRELAIDLVAHSESFRRTLEVASDVARSDINSVLITGESGTGKNVVARYIHAASARRDRPLLEVNCAAIPDQLMESELFGHARGAFTDAKSHKRDTFELADGGTVVLDEVAELKLELQSKLLHFLEDRYFRRVGETRVIRVDLRVIALSNRNLRAMVANGSFRNDLFFRLNVFPITVPPLRERSEDILPLARHFLTTLGGKYGRSFDGIDREAENRLLGYSWPGNVRELRNAVERAMILERGRTISASGLVLEGIGSEPEPVAGRGGGTPEGIVPLGVLEVEMLRRALAAAGNNQTRAAELLGISRDQLRYRLKKLNL; encoded by the coding sequence ATGGCGATGATCCTGCTCGTCGAGGACGAGAAGCTGCTGCGGTGGTCCCTCAGGCAGCGGCTGGAGAAGGCCGGGCATGTCGTCCACGAGGCCGAGAGACTGGCGTCCGCCGCCGACCACCTCCGGCAGCACCGGCCGGACATCATGCTGCTCGACCTGTCGCTGCCCGACGGCAACGGCCTCGACTTCTACGAGGCCAGCCGGGACCGTCTCGACGACACGGTGGTGCTGGTGATGACCGCGGTCGGACAGGTCGAGGACGCGGTCCGCGCGATGAAGCTGGGAGCGCTCGACTTCCTGACCAAGCCGGTCGACCACGAGACCCTGCTGCAGCTCGTCGACCGATCGCAGCAGTTCCGCTCGAGCCAGCTCGAGGCCGAGGCCGCCCGCGAGACCCGGCAGCGCGAGCTCGCGATCGACCTGGTCGCGCACTCGGAGAGCTTCCGCCGCACCCTCGAGGTGGCCTCCGACGTCGCCCGCTCGGACATCAACAGCGTGCTCATCACCGGCGAGAGCGGGACCGGCAAGAACGTGGTGGCGCGGTACATCCACGCCGCGTCGGCGCGGCGGGACCGGCCCCTGCTCGAGGTCAACTGCGCCGCCATCCCCGACCAGCTGATGGAGAGCGAGCTGTTCGGCCACGCCCGCGGCGCGTTCACCGATGCCAAGTCCCACAAGCGAGACACTTTCGAGCTCGCCGATGGCGGCACGGTCGTGCTCGACGAGGTGGCCGAGCTCAAGCTCGAGCTGCAGTCGAAGCTGCTCCACTTCCTGGAGGACCGCTACTTCCGCCGGGTCGGCGAGACGCGGGTCATCCGGGTCGACCTGAGAGTGATCGCGCTGTCGAACCGAAACCTCCGCGCGATGGTCGCCAACGGCTCGTTCCGCAACGACCTCTTCTTCCGCCTCAACGTCTTCCCGATCACGGTCCCGCCGCTGCGCGAGCGGAGCGAGGACATCCTGCCGCTGGCGCGCCACTTCCTGACCACGCTCGGAGGCAAGTACGGGCGCAGCTTCGACGGCATCGACCGTGAGGCCGAGAACCGGTTGCTCGGCTACTCGTGGCCCGGCAACGTCCGGGAGCTGCGCAATGCCGTCGAGCGGGCGATGATCCTCGAGCGGGGGCGGACCATCTCGGCCTCCGGGCTGGTGCTGGAGGGGATCGGGTCGGAGCCCGAACCGGTCGCCGGGAGAGGGGGCGGGACCCCGGAAGGCATCGTCCCGCTGGGGGTGCTGGAGGTCGAGATGCTGCGCCGCGCCCTCGCCGCCGCCGGCAACAACCAGACCCGGGCGGCCGAGCTGCTCGGGATCAGCCGCGACCAGCTCCGCTACCGCCTCAAGAAGCTCAACCTCTAG
- a CDS encoding aldo/keto reductase — protein MEYRSLGRSGLQISALSFGAWVTFGNQVDVDAAVAMMGTAFDAGVNFFDNAEAYADGVAEEIMGAAIRKLGWRRSEYLVSTKIFWGGRGPNQRGLSRKHILEGTDAALRRFGLDYVDLIYCHRPDILTPVEETVRAMSHVVGQGKALYWGTSEWPADRILEAYHVARRERLVPPLMEQPEYSMLHRDRVEREYAPLYERVGLGTTVWSPLAGGLLTGKYRDGIPAGTRSTLKGFGWLHDRFAGQGAPANLAKVESLRPIADELGCSRAQLALAWCLANPHVSTVILGASRIEQLRENLGAMDVAARLTPAILERIEQILDNRPEPEKDWR, from the coding sequence ATGGAGTATCGCTCTCTCGGGAGGTCCGGCCTCCAGATCTCCGCGCTGTCGTTCGGGGCCTGGGTCACCTTCGGCAACCAGGTCGACGTGGACGCCGCCGTGGCGATGATGGGCACGGCATTCGACGCCGGCGTCAACTTCTTCGACAACGCCGAGGCCTACGCCGACGGCGTCGCCGAGGAGATCATGGGCGCCGCGATCAGGAAGCTGGGCTGGCGCCGGTCGGAGTACCTGGTCTCGACCAAGATCTTCTGGGGCGGCCGCGGGCCGAACCAGCGCGGGCTGTCGCGCAAGCACATCCTCGAGGGGACGGATGCCGCGTTGAGGCGGTTCGGCCTCGACTACGTAGACCTCATCTACTGCCACCGGCCCGACATCCTGACCCCGGTGGAGGAGACGGTCCGCGCCATGAGCCACGTCGTCGGCCAGGGCAAGGCCCTGTACTGGGGCACCAGCGAGTGGCCCGCGGACCGCATCCTGGAGGCCTACCACGTCGCGCGGCGCGAGCGCCTGGTGCCACCGCTCATGGAGCAGCCGGAGTACAGCATGCTCCACCGCGACCGGGTCGAGCGCGAGTACGCGCCGCTCTACGAACGGGTCGGCCTCGGGACCACGGTCTGGAGCCCGCTTGCCGGCGGTCTGCTCACGGGCAAGTACCGCGACGGGATCCCGGCCGGGACGCGGTCCACCCTCAAGGGCTTCGGCTGGCTCCACGACCGCTTCGCCGGCCAGGGCGCGCCGGCCAACCTCGCCAAGGTCGAGAGCCTGCGTCCGATCGCGGACGAGCTCGGCTGCAGCCGCGCCCAGCTCGCCCTCGCCTGGTGCCTGGCCAACCCCCACGTCAGCACGGTGATCCTCGGCGCCTCGCGGATCGAGCAGCTGCGCGAGAACCTCGGCGCGATGGACGTGGCCGCCAGACTGACGCCCGCGATACTCGAGCGGATCGAGCAGATCCTCGACAACCGGCCCGAGCCCGAGAAGGACTGGCGGTAG